The following proteins come from a genomic window of Halomicroarcula saliterrae:
- a CDS encoding PhzF family phenazine biosynthesis protein encodes MSHPLHILDVFAREPYTGNQLAVVTDAGDLTDERMQAVAAEMDYSETTFVTGPPDEGAWPVRIFTPTAEIPFAGHPTLGTAAVVRDHLADGQPETVTLDLDVGEIPVSVDATDGRERFWMRQRPPAFGDRLDHDALAEVLGLPADALDSAWPVQVVSTGLPTIVVPLGDRDALAAIDLDRAAYDRVTGGRDAKNVLAFCPDPREADNDLAARVFAPFYDVPEDPATGSSNGCLAAYLARYEYFGGPSVAARVEQGHEMGRPSLLHLDADATGDPVDVEVGGGVVPVVRGALL; translated from the coding sequence GTGTCCCACCCCCTCCACATCCTCGACGTGTTCGCCCGCGAACCGTACACCGGAAACCAGCTCGCGGTCGTCACGGACGCCGGCGACCTCACCGACGAGCGGATGCAGGCCGTCGCCGCCGAGATGGACTACTCCGAGACCACGTTCGTCACCGGCCCGCCCGACGAGGGCGCGTGGCCGGTCCGCATCTTCACGCCGACCGCCGAGATACCCTTCGCCGGCCATCCGACCCTCGGGACCGCGGCGGTGGTTCGTGACCATCTCGCCGACGGTCAGCCGGAGACGGTCACGCTGGACCTCGACGTGGGCGAGATACCGGTCTCGGTCGACGCCACCGACGGTCGCGAGCGGTTCTGGATGCGCCAGCGGCCCCCGGCGTTCGGCGACCGACTCGACCACGACGCCCTCGCGGAGGTGCTGGGGCTGCCGGCGGACGCGCTCGACAGCGCCTGGCCCGTCCAGGTGGTCTCGACCGGGCTCCCCACTATCGTCGTCCCGCTCGGCGACCGCGACGCGCTGGCGGCCATCGACCTCGACCGCGCGGCCTACGACCGCGTGACCGGCGGCCGCGACGCCAAGAACGTGCTCGCGTTCTGTCCGGACCCGCGCGAGGCCGACAACGACCTCGCTGCGCGGGTGTTCGCCCCGTTCTACGACGTTCCGGAGGACCCGGCGACCGGCTCCTCGAACGGCTGTCTGGCGGCGTATCTCGCCCGGTACGAGTACTTCGGCGGCCCGAGCGTGGCCGCTCGCGTCGAACAGGGCCACGAGATGGGGCGTCCGTCGCTGCTCCATCTCGACGCCGACGCTACCGGCGACCCCGTCGACGTCGAGGTCGGCGGCGGCGTCGTCCCCGTCGTTCGCGGTGCGTTGCTGTAG
- a CDS encoding aldo/keto reductase yields MEYTTLGSTGIEVSKICLGCMSFGSGREWMLDEGESRDLIDRAIELGVNFFDTANVYSAGESEAILGDVLADYDRDEQVVATKVRFPGASDHRNATGLSRKTVEQELSNSLSRLGMDTVDLYQIHRWDEDTPIETTLRALDDAVSRGQVRHIGASSMWAHQFQRALHVSDREGLARFETMQDLYHLAYREEEREMYPLCDRENVGTIPWSPLGAGYLTRPHEEFTSTTRGVHETENAEVPYAEGPGSREINERVQELAADYGVTMAQIALAWQFENDNVTAPIVGTSSIEHLEAAVRALDISLSASDVAYLEEPYEPVPVYGHE; encoded by the coding sequence ATGGAGTACACGACGCTGGGATCGACGGGTATCGAGGTCAGCAAGATATGTCTGGGCTGTATGAGCTTCGGGAGCGGCCGCGAGTGGATGCTCGACGAGGGCGAGAGCCGCGACCTCATCGACCGCGCCATCGAACTCGGGGTGAACTTCTTCGACACGGCGAACGTCTACTCGGCCGGCGAGAGCGAGGCGATTCTGGGCGACGTGCTGGCCGATTACGACCGCGACGAGCAGGTCGTCGCCACGAAAGTCCGGTTCCCCGGCGCGAGCGACCACCGGAACGCCACCGGGCTCTCCCGAAAGACCGTCGAGCAGGAGCTGTCGAACTCGCTTTCCCGACTGGGGATGGACACCGTCGACCTCTATCAGATTCACCGCTGGGACGAGGACACGCCCATCGAGACGACGCTGCGGGCGCTCGACGACGCCGTTTCCCGCGGGCAGGTCCGTCACATCGGCGCGTCGTCGATGTGGGCCCACCAGTTCCAGCGCGCGCTCCACGTCAGCGACCGCGAGGGACTGGCCCGCTTCGAGACGATGCAGGACCTCTATCACCTGGCCTACCGCGAGGAGGAACGCGAGATGTACCCGCTCTGTGACCGCGAGAACGTCGGGACGATTCCGTGGAGCCCGCTGGGTGCGGGCTACCTGACGCGGCCCCACGAGGAGTTCACGTCGACGACGCGGGGCGTCCACGAGACGGAGAACGCCGAAGTGCCCTACGCCGAGGGACCGGGCAGTCGGGAGATAAACGAGCGCGTCCAGGAACTCGCCGCCGACTACGGCGTGACGATGGCCCAGATCGCGCTGGCGTGGCAGTTCGAAAACGACAACGTCACCGCTCCAATCGTCGGCACGTCCAGCATCGAGCATCTGGAAGCCGCCGTCAGGGCGCTCGATATCTCTCTCTCGGCGTCGGACGTGGCGTATCTGGAGGAGCCCTACGAGCCCGTTCCGGTGTACGGGCACGAATAA
- a CDS encoding VOC family protein produces MELAHVAVCVSDLDRALDFYGELGFEETHRFTLGGVENVYVGKPGSDADLQLRYDPDRTTPIAPSRADTDHIAFTVDDVEATFESAIEAGAATVLEPTEIEPADAYAAFVEDPEGYTLEFYRGL; encoded by the coding sequence ATGGAACTGGCACACGTCGCCGTCTGTGTCTCGGACCTGGACCGCGCGCTCGATTTCTACGGGGAGCTCGGCTTCGAGGAGACCCACCGCTTCACGCTCGGCGGCGTGGAGAACGTCTACGTGGGAAAACCGGGGAGCGACGCCGACCTCCAGCTTCGCTACGACCCCGACCGAACGACGCCCATCGCGCCCTCGCGAGCCGACACCGACCATATCGCGTTCACCGTCGACGACGTCGAGGCGACCTTCGAGAGCGCTATCGAGGCCGGCGCGGCGACAGTGCTGGAACCGACCGAAATCGAGCCGGCCGACGCCTACGCCGCCTTCGTCGAGGACCCCGAGGGGTACACTCTGGAGTTCTACCGCGGGCTGTAG
- a CDS encoding DUF7577 domain-containing protein — MVTGGELYLLAVTVLALVALAVAVPVLLDIAREGRERLRAGGPTRPADDADSDGADGVRCPHCETENEPGYAYCEECSRAL; from the coding sequence ATGGTCACGGGCGGCGAGCTATACCTCCTCGCGGTGACCGTGCTGGCCCTCGTCGCGCTCGCTGTGGCGGTTCCCGTGCTGCTCGACATCGCGCGCGAAGGCCGCGAGCGACTGCGAGCGGGCGGACCGACGCGGCCGGCGGACGACGCGGACAGCGACGGGGCGGACGGCGTACGCTGTCCCCACTGCGAGACCGAGAACGAGCCGGGCTACGCGTACTGCGAGGAGTGTTCTCGGGCGTTATAA